TGGACAAATCAATGGTATCGTGGCGGTGATCGCCGACATCACGGAACAAAAACTGCAAGCTGCACAAGTGCGTTTACTTCAATCGGTTGTAGTCAATACCAATGATGCGATCATCGTCACTGAAGCGGAACCAACTAAGGGGCTAGGACATCGGATTATCTATGTAAATGAAGCATTTACAAGTATTACTGGCTATCAACCCCACGAAGTATTAGGACAAACCCCAAGGATTTTGCAAGGTGTCAAGACCGATCGCGCAGAACTACAGAAAGTCCGTCAAGCTCTATCCGCTTGGGAATCCGTCACAGTTGAAGTAATCAACTATCGCAAAGATGGTTCAGAATTTTGGAACGAGTTTAGTTTAGTGCCTGTGGCTGATGCTAAGGGTTGGTATACCCATTGGATTGCGGTGCAACGCGATACAACTGAGCGCAAAAAAGTCGAGCAGGCGCTGCGCCAAAGTGAAGAACGCTTCCGATCGCTAATCGAAAATGCCTTAGATATCATCATGATTTTGGAGATTAATGGCACAATCAGTTATGTTAGTCCGTCGGTTGTCAAGGTTTTGGGTTATGGTGTTACCGACCTCGTGGGCGCAAATATACAGGGATTTATCCATACCGATGATTGGGCGATCGCAATCGATCACTTGACTAATATCGCATCACAGGAATTACAAATTCCCATTGAATTTCGCCATCGGCACCAAGATGGAACTTGGCGAATTCTGGAAGCTATTAGTCAGCCCTTTGTCGATAGCACCGATGTCATGCAGATGATGGTGAATGCTCGCGATATCACCGAACGAAAACGTCTAGATGAAATTCGGCTTGCCTTGGAACGAGAAAAGGAACTAAGCGCCTTAAAAACAAGATTTTTCTCAATGGCTTCCCATGAGTTTCGCACGCCGTTAAGTACAGCATTAGCAGCAGCGCAAGTTCTCGAAAATTCTCAGCAGGAATGGGACAATACGGAAAAGCGATTACGCAATTTACATCGGATTCAAGATGCGGTGAGGAATATGGTGCAGTTGCTAGATGATATTTTGACCATCAATCGCGCTGAAACGGGTAAACTCGCCTTTAATCCTAAACCCATCGCCCTAGAAGCATATTGCCGTCATTTTATCGAGGAAATGCAACTCAATGCGGGCAATCAACACCAGCTTACGTTTAGTTGTCATGGTAAATCGCAGCACGTATGTCTGGACGAAAAATTATTGCGATCGATGCTCTCTAACTTACTTTCCAATGCGATTAAATATTCGCCGCAGGGTGGCAATATTTCTCTTTCTCTAGAGTTTGGATTAGAATATTTCATGATCAAAGTTCAAGATCAAGGTATTGGGATTTTATGGGAAGATCAAAAGCAATTGTTTGAGCCGTTTCATCGGGGTAAAAATGTCAAGGCAATCTCTGGAACTGGATTAGGTTTAGTTGTTGTCAAAAAATGTGTGGACTTACATCATGGAAATATTACAATCCATAGCGGTGAAGGATTAGGAACAACTTGTATAATTACAATTCCACTAGGAATGATTGCTTTGGAAATTAAGTAGATGGACATAAAGCAACTGCCGAGCAAACGAGCTACAAGAAAAACTTAGAAAGCGTTGCAAAGCAACGCTTTCTAAGTTTTTCTTGGCTTAGGCTTGAGCGCAAAGCGCTGTAAAAGCTAGGCATAAACTAAAAACCAGAGGCTGTTTAAAAGCCTTCATTGCGGGAGTTTTTACAAGCTAAATATAGGATAGAGTCCTCTAATTCGGTGGAATTATTTTGAAATAAAAGTTGTAGAAAGCCTTGTCGGATTTCTAATGGTAAGGTTTGAAATAGGCTATAAAAACCTGTGCTAGTTTGCAAAGATTCTGTAATTTCTGCTTGACTCACAATATTTGTTTCCTTGTCTATACATCCCTATACAAATTATATAGCCATTAATCTTTCTGAGAAAATCAGCGATCGCTATACAAATCAAATCACGTAGGGTGTGTTAGCGTAGCGTAACGCACTCAAACATTTAGCATTTAAGGTGCGTTACATTTCATTAACGCACCCTACTCGATTTGATTAAAGGTGATGTCAAATTATCGAAGACCAGCAATTACAGGCGGAACTTATTTTATTACCCAAGTTACCTATCAGAGAATTCCTTGGCTTTGTAGTGATTTGGGGCGTAAAGCGTTGCGAGAGGCGATCGCTAAAGTTCGCGAGAAATATCCATTTGAAATAAATGCTTTTGTTCTATTGCCTGAGCATTTCCACTGTTTGTGGACTTTACCCGAAGGGGATAAGGATTTTTCGGTGAGATTACGATTAATCAAAACTTACGTCACCAAGCACTATGGCGAGCAATTAGGAATTAATGCAGAAGTTTCGCGATCGCGACAAAAACGACAAGAAAAGAATCTATGGCAGCGTCGTTTTTGGGAGCATCTAATCCGAGATGAGCGAGATTATGCGCTACATTGCGATTATATTCATTACAATCCTGTAAGACATGGATTATGTGTAAAAGCTGAAGATTGGCAATTTTCCAGCATTCATCGTTTTATTGCACAGGGTCAATATCCACCCGATTGGGGAGTCACAGAAATCCCAGAAAAGCCCCAAGACATTTGGGACGAATAACCATTCCCGTAGCGTGTGTTAGCGAAGCGTAACGCACAAACATTTGTTATGTAAAAGTTAGGAAAAGGTTCATTTAATTGACATTAAAAGGGTGCGTTACATTTCATTAACGCACCCTACGCGATCGCACTACAAAGTTACTTGCTATTCAAAATTGATTGTAAATCTGATATTGAGCGCCAAGGTCTTTTTCTGTGAAGCATCCTGTGACAATTCGAGCATACTAAAGCTATATCTTCAACTTTAGTTTCTACTTCTCCTGTGATTTCTGATAAAGGTTTAGTATGATGCGCTTCTATAAAATCTTCTCCTATAGCGCCGTATACCTTCGAGAAAGAGAAACCGCAGACTGAGCAGCATAGCAAAGGATCGCGATCTTTCGCCTTCTTTTTTGCCAAATCGATTACAGCCTTATTTCTTTCTTTTGACCTGTGTAATTGATAAACTTCTTTTCCTTCAGGGAACACTAGTTCATCGTCTTCTTCCTTAAAGGAAGTAGGAGGAGGTACTACACTATCAAAATTTTCAACTAGATGATCGGGAGAAATTACCTTCACTATTGCTTTAGGTAAGTCTGCGTATTTCACACTCCATATATAGTCATTGTTTTGAAGAATCCAGTTTAAAACCTTACGAGGCTGAGAAGTGCCAGTTTTCGGCAAATCAACACCTAGACTGCTCAAGATTCTATTAGCCTCAACCCCAGTCATAGATAGGTTGTCAATACAAGGAATCAACTTTCGGCTACTTACATTAACGATAACTTTTATATCTCGTGTTCTATATCGTCGTAAGAAACTATATTCATAGCCAAACTTAGCAAGATGTGAATTCACACCAAATTTACGCTTTACTTCTTTGTCTCCTTCCACTGTAAGTTGATAATGACCTTCTCCAACTCCCTGCCAAAAGTTGCTTTTCTCTACCACTGTTTGCAATGATTCATCACTTTTGTTTGCTACGTGTGACTGAATAAAGGAAAATAGAGCTAAACGATGAACAGTACTATTTGCTTCAACGCCGTGCAACCATGCGGCATATAAGAGCATTTCCTCGTTACTCATATTTTTAGGAACGCCACTTTGCGGAGATGCTTCTCCCTGAAGCAGTGGAAGATCAAACAAGTTCATAAGTCTTTCCCCAAATGTAATTTGTCGAAATCGCTCCTAGAGTATACCATTCAATGATTTTGAATTTATTTCCTTGTTTACATTTGGATCTGGCTAAGGGACGAGCGGGAAAATAAAGTACCACTAACTTAACGAAACCTCAGATTTCCAGATTTACTTTTTTGGTACATTATTAAATCGCTCGTCCCTAACGACTTCTTAGATCTTCCACATTGCAATTAATTCATTAACAAGCATTTGCAATTGTTTTGTAGGTTCATCAAGATTAGGCAGTTGATAGCCGTGTATGAGGCGATTGCGTACAGTTTGAATTACTCTCACTTGATCAAACTGCTCCATCGAAAGCTCACCTTGAGAATATAAATGATTAATCAAAGAGCTAGCAGGAAAACGTTCTATCGGAATTGCAACTTGCTTAGCTTGACGACGCATAGCCGCTTCCAAAATCCCCCATAAACATAAAAAAGCTACTTCCACTTCTCCGATCGCTAAAAACTTTTGAGCCTGTTTTTGGCGTTGCAACATTTGATCCCAAGTCATTAACTCACTATCATTTTTGGGATCTTCCGAAGAGACATCTTCTCCAGTGATCAATAAAAATCTCCAACCGTGATGCTGAGCTACTATTTCGGCAATTTCTCGATAGCGATCGACTGAGATTTTAGCAATTGAGTTTTTAAGTTCGATTATGCAACCTTCATTCGACCCCTTTCTCGCAATAAGATCTGGACAATAATTTTCCAAGTCAAAAGGAATCAGGGATTTAGAAGGCTCAATTACAACTTCAAATCCTTGTAATCTATATTTTTCTGCGATTCCTTGCAATCTATTTGTTCCTAAAACTTTAGCGTCTAAACCCTTTTCAGCTAATTGAGAATCAACAGTCATAGGTAGTCCTCCAAATAATCACACTACGAAATTGGCGATCGCTACAATTTACACTTTGAAAGGATTGGGGAGCCAAAGTCCTTTTTGATTAAATTGATAATCCTGAAGCCAACGGAGAACATCATCTCCATCTCGAAGTTCTATCCCCATCATTGATAACTGTAATGGATTATATTTTTCCATAGTCTTAAAGTTAGCAGTAGTGACAATCATTCCAAGATGACATCCAAATTTCTCACGCTCAGTCAAAAGAGCGCCGATTACTCGATCAACGACCTCAACGCCAACGCGATTCTTCCACCGCTTGACTTCAATAAAATAACGAATTTTAACTCCAGAAGCATCAGGCTTTCGCATTGCAAGAATATCTGCTGCTGTTTTGGGATTTCGACCGACGAGACATATATCGTCGTAACCCCAACTTGCAAAAAACTCAGCAACAAGATGTTCAAACAATTGCCAAGGTAATTTCCTCAAATCATTTTCATGATTCTTGAGATATGCGATTAAGTAAGGTGTTAACTCTTGCGCTTTTTCAATGACATCTGATACGTCAATAATTGCTATTTCTTGTTCAAACTGCTGTTGACTAAGTATTTCAAGAACTTTCTGCCCTGCTTTTTTGTACTCACGACGAACTGTTGAGTCACTAATGTTAAAAATCCAAGCTACTTCACGAGTTGTTTTCACTCTGCCATCGTCCATTCCAATTCTTAGTCGATAGATATCTTTGGAACGAGGTGGTAACGGCAAGTCTTGTACAATGCACTCTATCTGAGTATTTAGATCATTCGAGTCTATTTTCATAAATTGCTGAGAGATAGAAAAATTTTGTCATTAAGTACTCTAATCGAAACTCAAGTCTTTTCTTTGAGATGAATTTATAGCTAACCTTCAGTTTTCTTGCTACTAAATTTCTGAGTCAAGCCTTCGCCTACTAGCGATAAACCGATCGCCATAAAAGTAATCGCCAAACCAGGGAAAACCGTTGTCCACCAGATATTTTCTCCAGTCGAGAGCGCATCGAGAGCTTGCTTGAGATCATGCCCCCATTCAGGAACATCTTCAGGAATGCCTAAACCCAAAAAGCCTAAACCTGCCAAAGTCAGAATCGCATCAGCAGCATTGAGAGTGAAAATTACGGGTAAGCTTTGGATCACATTAGGAGCGAGATATTTGATTAAAATCGTCTTTGTATCCGCACCGATCGCTTGAGCCGCTTCGATATAAACTTCGGTTTTCGTACTTACGGTTTGGTTGCGAATCACCCGAAAATATTGAGGAATATAGGCAACACTGAGAGCGATCGCCGCATTCCAGA
This genomic stretch from Pseudanabaena galeata CCNP1313 harbors:
- a CDS encoding PAS domain S-box protein codes for the protein MTSLYAIGICLNFLLVLISYFFWSKEEIRRRQTEKLLRKQSDRERLVTQIAHQIRQSLNLDQVLATTVKEVQLFLQADRVLIYRLWDDGTGSAIHETVLSPYPSILGQVFPEEVFPKQYHQAYSLGKARSIGNIEQADIESCLADFVKQFGVQAKLVVPIIQENRQSDHSQNSQPYLWGLLIAHQCDLPRQWENWEVELMKQLATQVAIAIQQSELYRQLQHLNTQLEERVQQRTTELATVNVSLRAEISERQRTEIALRHTNETLQALVSASPRAIFMLDLEGKVKIWNPTAEQMFGWTEAEVIDRPSPILLDDRLEDLTTLQSSLLQGKTYTRVEMTRQRKDGSAIDIVFSAAPLLDNNGQINGIVAVIADITEQKLQAAQVRLLQSVVVNTNDAIIVTEAEPTKGLGHRIIYVNEAFTSITGYQPHEVLGQTPRILQGVKTDRAELQKVRQALSAWESVTVEVINYRKDGSEFWNEFSLVPVADAKGWYTHWIAVQRDTTERKKVEQALRQSEERFRSLIENALDIIMILEINGTISYVSPSVVKVLGYGVTDLVGANIQGFIHTDDWAIAIDHLTNIASQELQIPIEFRHRHQDGTWRILEAISQPFVDSTDVMQMMVNARDITERKRLDEIRLALEREKELSALKTRFFSMASHEFRTPLSTALAAAQVLENSQQEWDNTEKRLRNLHRIQDAVRNMVQLLDDILTINRAETGKLAFNPKPIALEAYCRHFIEEMQLNAGNQHQLTFSCHGKSQHVCLDEKLLRSMLSNLLSNAIKYSPQGGNISLSLEFGLEYFMIKVQDQGIGILWEDQKQLFEPFHRGKNVKAISGTGLGLVVVKKCVDLHHGNITIHSGEGLGTTCIITIPLGMIALEIK
- a CDS encoding REP-associated tyrosine transposase, with the protein product MSNYRRPAITGGTYFITQVTYQRIPWLCSDLGRKALREAIAKVREKYPFEINAFVLLPEHFHCLWTLPEGDKDFSVRLRLIKTYVTKHYGEQLGINAEVSRSRQKRQEKNLWQRRFWEHLIRDERDYALHCDYIHYNPVRHGLCVKAEDWQFSSIHRFIAQGQYPPDWGVTEIPEKPQDIWDE
- a CDS encoding HNH endonuclease, yielding MNLFDLPLLQGEASPQSGVPKNMSNEEMLLYAAWLHGVEANSTVHRLALFSFIQSHVANKSDESLQTVVEKSNFWQGVGEGHYQLTVEGDKEVKRKFGVNSHLAKFGYEYSFLRRYRTRDIKVIVNVSSRKLIPCIDNLSMTGVEANRILSSLGVDLPKTGTSQPRKVLNWILQNNDYIWSVKYADLPKAIVKVISPDHLVENFDSVVPPPTSFKEEDDELVFPEGKEVYQLHRSKERNKAVIDLAKKKAKDRDPLLCCSVCGFSFSKVYGAIGEDFIEAHHTKPLSEITGEVETKVEDIALVCSNCHRMLHRKRPWRSISDLQSILNSK
- a CDS encoding restriction endonuclease produces the protein MKIDSNDLNTQIECIVQDLPLPPRSKDIYRLRIGMDDGRVKTTREVAWIFNISDSTVRREYKKAGQKVLEILSQQQFEQEIAIIDVSDVIEKAQELTPYLIAYLKNHENDLRKLPWQLFEHLVAEFFASWGYDDICLVGRNPKTAADILAMRKPDASGVKIRYFIEVKRWKNRVGVEVVDRVIGALLTEREKFGCHLGMIVTTANFKTMEKYNPLQLSMMGIELRDGDDVLRWLQDYQFNQKGLWLPNPFKV
- a CDS encoding ABC transporter permease, producing MKSPKQSVSQRLMSIGIVISVVFLLMAILAPFLQAIGVLTNPSEFLSNPIHQPPSPQHWFGTDLQGHDVFTRTIAGAGVAWQVTIASTVISLAIGLPLGMLSGYKGGWLDRGLVFLMDALYTLPSLLLSLTIAFVVGAGVWNAAIALSVAYIPQYFRVIRNQTVSTKTEVYIEAAQAIGADTKTILIKYLAPNVIQSLPVIFTLNAADAILTLAGLGFLGLGIPEDVPEWGHDLKQALDALSTGENIWWTTVFPGLAITFMAIGLSLVGEGLTQKFSSKKTEG